The sequence GCCGCCGCCTTACGCCGAGGAGGACGCAAACGTGGTGTCGATGTCGAGGCCCGCAGGATTGTCGCCGGTCTGCGCAGTCCGCATCTGCGCCAACCGTCATCGGTGGAGGACGCGATGGGTCGGCAAGCACAGGCATACGCCAGGGCGCTCGCGACAGCAGCCGACAATGTCGATTCGCTCGAAGCGGCGCTGACAACTGAGTTCACCGAGCATCCCGACGCGCCGATTCTGACGAGCTTTCCCGGGCTCGGTACGATCCTCGGTGCCCGAATCCTGGGCGAAATGGGTGACGACCGTGAGCGTTTCACGACCGCACGCGGGCTCAAAGCCTATGCCGGCACCGCGCCGGTGACTCGGGCCAGTGGAACGAAGACGACGGTGAGGTTTCGCCTCGTGCGGAACAAGCGACTGAATCATGCCGCCTACCTGTGGGCATTGCCGCTGATCCTGCACTCCACCGAGGCCCGAGCCCACTACGATCGGCGCCGCAACAAGGGCGACACCCATACCGCAGCGTCGCGTAACCTGGCCAATCGTTTCCTCGGCATGCTTCACCACTGCTTGGACACACGGCAGCTCTACGACGGGCCTTACCCCCGATTCGTGGACACGGTGGTGGATTACGCCGCGGACACCAGCGTAGCGGCGTACCGGGTTTCGTAGGCGTTCGGGGACAGGTACCGGCACCAGGAATGCCGGCGGCGTGTGTTGTATCGGACGAGCCAGGCGAACACCCGACGCCGACAGGTGACCGCGTCGGACCAGGAGCCGGCATCCTGGAGGACCTC comes from Rhodococcus sp. B50 and encodes:
- a CDS encoding IS110 family transposase, with protein sequence MNEVWCGIDWSEGHHDIAVIDDRGAVLVTERISDDIAGVGRLTELILDHRSEGLNGLPIAIETTQGLLVAALRSAGADVYAINPLSVSRYRDRYSPSRAKSDTADALVLANILRTDCDNHRRLPRDSDQAQAIKVLARAHQDAIWDRQQITSKARSLLRQYFPAFLDTFDDLTTMGARTVLRLAPTPAAAAMLRPSTVAAALRRGGRKRGVDVEARRIVAGLRSPHLRQPSSVEDAMGRQAQAYARALATAADNVDSLEAALTTEFTEHPDAPILTSFPGLGTILGARILGEMGDDRERFTTARGLKAYAGTAPVTRASGTKTTVRFRLVRNKRLNHAAYLWALPLILHSTEARAHYDRRRNKGDTHTAASRNLANRFLGMLHHCLDTRQLYDGPYPRFVDTVVDYAADTSVAAYRVS